In Sulfitobacter sp. W027, a single window of DNA contains:
- a CDS encoding antifreeze protein — translation MNPFAVFAMQSQLASLAIETQIVMSLRILAMAGALPARPGENNRMVAEKGPAMAKAFTAGAQAAMSGKSPDQIMNASLAPLARKVRQNRKRLMK, via the coding sequence ATGAATCCCTTCGCCGTCTTCGCCATGCAAAGCCAGCTTGCCTCGCTGGCCATCGAAACTCAAATCGTCATGTCTTTGCGCATACTGGCCATGGCCGGCGCCCTGCCCGCACGCCCCGGTGAGAACAACCGTATGGTCGCGGAAAAAGGCCCGGCCATGGCCAAGGCTTTCACCGCTGGCGCGCAGGCGGCGATGTCCGGCAAAAGCCCCGACCAGATCATGAACGCTTCGCTGGCCCCTCTGGCCCGCAAGGTGCGACAGAATCGCAAACGGCTGATGAAGTAG
- a CDS encoding amidase family protein, giving the protein MTDSKPLWQWTAQEIATATRAGKLSASEATEAAIARMDEVNPALNAVVENLADEARAEAAALDKSDAPKGPLHGVPVTIKINVDQKGHATSNGVPAFKDIIAPEDAPLVRNLKQAGAIVIGRTNTPEFSFRADTDNPLYGRTYNPWGRHLSAGGSSGGAGSAVMAGIGALAHGNDIGGSLRFPASANGAVTVKPGLGRVAAYNPSQTAERGLLAQSMSVQGLIARNAADLHLSMPSLIAADARDPFHVPLPWRGEPIEGPIRVAFTRDDFGFGLHPDVATALDKAASALANAGYAVEEVEPPLAHEAGKNGYRALLGEVQALMGEDIRTHGSDDLKAIFENYYTEYPPFTGSEQLAMMAKRTHYAREWSIFLDKYPLVLTPFMFAPFFTAGRDTEGLVGVREVLGTGLWSFVMNFTGLPAGNIPTHIAELSSGPQPIGVQIAGRRWREDLIVDAMAAIESEIPPVCTRLWGDQG; this is encoded by the coding sequence ATGACCGACAGTAAACCGCTTTGGCAATGGACCGCGCAGGAAATCGCAACCGCTACCCGCGCGGGAAAGCTCTCGGCAAGCGAGGCGACCGAGGCGGCGATTGCCCGTATGGACGAGGTCAATCCAGCATTGAACGCGGTGGTCGAAAACCTCGCCGATGAAGCCCGCGCCGAGGCAGCGGCCCTTGACAAAAGCGACGCGCCCAAAGGGCCGCTGCATGGTGTTCCGGTGACGATTAAGATCAACGTAGATCAAAAGGGCCACGCCACCAGCAACGGGGTGCCCGCCTTCAAAGACATCATCGCGCCCGAGGATGCACCGCTGGTGCGCAACCTCAAACAGGCGGGCGCCATCGTGATCGGGCGCACCAACACGCCGGAGTTTTCCTTTCGCGCAGATACAGACAACCCGCTCTATGGGCGGACCTACAATCCTTGGGGGCGGCATCTGTCGGCGGGCGGCTCGTCCGGCGGGGCGGGATCGGCCGTCATGGCCGGGATCGGCGCGCTCGCCCATGGCAATGACATCGGCGGCTCCCTGCGCTTCCCGGCCTCGGCCAATGGGGCGGTGACAGTAAAGCCCGGTCTGGGCCGCGTGGCCGCGTATAACCCCAGCCAAACGGCCGAGCGGGGCCTGTTGGCACAGTCCATGTCGGTACAGGGGCTGATCGCACGCAATGCAGCGGACCTGCACCTGTCGATGCCAAGCCTGATCGCCGCAGATGCGCGTGATCCGTTCCACGTGCCCTTGCCATGGCGCGGCGAACCCATCGAAGGCCCGATCCGCGTGGCCTTCACCCGCGATGACTTTGGCTTCGGCCTGCACCCTGATGTGGCGACCGCGCTCGACAAGGCGGCATCTGCGCTCGCCAACGCGGGCTATGCCGTCGAGGAGGTGGAACCTCCCCTCGCCCATGAGGCGGGGAAAAATGGCTACCGCGCCCTATTAGGCGAAGTTCAGGCCCTGATGGGCGAGGATATTCGCACCCATGGATCTGATGACCTGAAGGCGATCTTCGAAAACTATTACACCGAATACCCGCCCTTCACGGGCAGCGAACAACTCGCCATGATGGCTAAACGCACCCATTACGCGCGCGAATGGTCGATCTTCCTCGATAAATACCCCCTTGTGCTGACCCCCTTCATGTTCGCTCCGTTCTTCACAGCGGGCCGCGACACCGAAGGTCTGGTAGGCGTTCGGGAGGTCTTGGGCACGGGGCTATGGTCTTTCGTTATGAACTTTACCGGCCTGCCCGCCGGCAATATCCCCACGCATATCGCAGAACTGTCCAGCGGACCGCAGCCCATCGGCGTGCAGATTGCAGGCCGCCGCTGGCGTGAGGATCTTATCGTGGATGCGATGGCCGCGATCGAAAGCGAAATCCCTCCGGTCTGCACGAGATTGTGGGGCGACCAAGGCTGA
- a CDS encoding ETC complex I subunit — translation MRARIFQPARTAMSSGTAKTRIWLLEFSPAEARSVDPLMGWTSSDDTQSQVRLQFDTREAAEEYARDHGIDAQVQLPNKRRPNIRVGGYGENFATGRRGAWTH, via the coding sequence ATGCGCGCACGTATCTTCCAACCCGCCCGTACAGCGATGTCCTCCGGCACGGCCAAGACCCGTATCTGGCTGCTTGAGTTTTCGCCGGCCGAAGCGCGCAGTGTCGATCCGTTGATGGGCTGGACCTCCTCCGACGATACGCAAAGCCAAGTGCGGCTGCAGTTTGACACCCGCGAAGCGGCGGAAGAATACGCGCGCGATCACGGCATCGACGCGCAGGTGCAACTGCCGAACAAACGCAGGCCCAACATCCGCGTCGGCGGTTATGGTGAGAACTTCGCGACCGGGCGCCGTGGGGCGTGGACGCACTGA